A stretch of the Polaribacter pacificus genome encodes the following:
- the lpdA gene encoding dihydrolipoyl dehydrogenase — protein MKYDIVVIGSGPGGYIAAIRASQLGKKVAIIEKYATLGGTCTNVGCIPSKALLDSSHHFYDAVNHFDAHGITVETPKVDFSKMVERKAGIVETTTGGIKYLMDKNSVDVFEGLGSFVDATHVKITKNDGSEETIEGTNIIIATGSKPASLPFISIDKERIITSTEALKLKEIPKHLIVIGGGVIGLELGSVYKRLGADVTVVEYADKITPTMDADVSKELQKVLKKQGIKFAVSHGVTAVERKGNEVIVKATDKKDREVVFTGDYCLVAVGRKPFTQGLGLENVGVQLNKRNQVEVNEHLQTSVSNIYAIGDVITGAMLAHKAEEEGVVVAEHLAGQKPHIDYNLIPGVVYTWPEVAAVGKTEDQLKSEGITYKTGKFSMRALGRSRASGDIDGFVKILADKNTDEILGVHIVGARAADLIMEAAVAMEYKASAEDLARICHGHPTYSEAIKEAAKAAWDGKPLNA, from the coding sequence ACAAATGTTGGATGTATTCCATCTAAAGCATTACTTGATTCTTCTCATCATTTTTATGATGCCGTAAATCATTTTGATGCACACGGGATTACTGTTGAAACACCTAAGGTAGATTTCTCAAAAATGGTTGAGCGTAAAGCTGGAATTGTAGAAACTACGACCGGAGGTATTAAATACTTAATGGACAAAAACAGTGTAGATGTTTTTGAAGGATTGGGATCATTTGTAGATGCTACACATGTAAAAATTACAAAAAATGATGGTTCAGAAGAAACCATTGAAGGAACAAATATTATTATTGCTACAGGATCTAAACCTGCTTCTTTACCGTTTATTTCTATAGATAAAGAACGTATTATCACTTCTACAGAAGCCTTAAAACTAAAAGAAATTCCAAAACATTTAATCGTAATTGGCGGTGGAGTAATTGGGCTTGAGCTAGGTTCTGTTTACAAGCGTTTAGGCGCAGATGTTACAGTGGTAGAATATGCCGATAAAATTACACCAACCATGGATGCTGATGTTTCTAAAGAGTTACAGAAAGTACTTAAGAAGCAAGGAATCAAATTTGCTGTGAGCCACGGTGTAACTGCTGTTGAAAGAAAGGGTAATGAAGTAATCGTTAAAGCTACCGATAAAAAAGACAGAGAAGTTGTGTTTACTGGAGACTATTGTTTGGTTGCTGTAGGAAGAAAACCTTTTACTCAAGGATTGGGCTTAGAAAACGTAGGCGTACAATTAAATAAAAGAAATCAGGTTGAAGTAAATGAGCATTTACAAACTTCTGTTTCTAATATTTATGCCATTGGCGATGTTATCACAGGAGCTATGCTAGCTCATAAAGCAGAAGAAGAAGGTGTTGTGGTTGCTGAGCATTTAGCAGGGCAAAAACCTCATATTGATTATAATTTAATTCCTGGAGTTGTGTATACTTGGCCAGAAGTTGCTGCTGTTGGAAAAACAGAAGATCAACTAAAAAGTGAGGGTATTACATACAAAACTGGTAAATTTTCTATGCGTGCTTTAGGAAGATCTAGAGCCAGTGGAGATATTGATGGATTTGTTAAAATTCTAGCTGATAAAAATACAGATGAAATCTTAGGGGTGCACATTGTTGGAGCACGTGCTGCAGATTTAATTATGGAAGCAGCAGTAGCGATGGAATACAAAGCTTCTGCAGAAGACTTGGCAAGAATCTGTCATGGACACCCAACCTATTCTGAAGCTATTAAAGAGGCGGCTAAAGCTGCTTGGGACGGTAAGCCTTTAAATGCTTAA
- a CDS encoding sodium:solute symporter family protein, protein MVSLSSLDYILIISFFAITLFIGIYVSRKSGKNSSEFFLSGRNMPWWLLGLSMVATTFSTDTPNLVTDIVRNNGVSGNWVWWAFLITGLLTVFVYAKLWRKSAVNTDIEYYELRYGGKPAKFLRKFRAIYLGVVFNILAMSAVTLAAIKIGQIMLGLEPWETVIYAGVITVIFSAVGGFKGVVYTDFLLFFVAMAGAIGAAYYLVNIPEVGGLEALFANENVADKLSLLPDFNDKSALITLLIIPLAVQWWSAWYPGAEPGGGGYIAQRMLAAKDENHAIGATFFFNIMHYALRPWPWIIVALASLVLYPDLASIQEAFPNVSPDKLGHDLAYSAMLTKLPSGLLGLVLASLVAAYMSTISTHLNWGSSYIVNDFYKQQINPGASEKKLVAVGRLSTVVLMICSALLALVLQNALQLFDVILMFGAGTGLIFILRWFWWRINAWSEIAAMFSSGIISIIINFTSVGVFLFGTKTAAGVLPDWSRFPIVVLITTIIWLLVTFLTQPERTDVLRNFYQKIQPGGPGWAKVIDDAKLENIDIVNDKEGWSVPSGILAMLLGCVFIYSCLFATGYWIYGETTLAISITITAIVSGYLLKRVWVKIRAKVL, encoded by the coding sequence ATGGTTAGCTTAAGTTCACTTGATTATATACTAATTATATCGTTTTTTGCGATTACTTTATTTATAGGAATCTATGTCTCGAGGAAATCGGGCAAGAACTCTTCTGAGTTTTTCTTATCAGGAAGAAATATGCCTTGGTGGTTGTTGGGTTTATCAATGGTGGCAACAACCTTTTCTACCGATACTCCAAATTTAGTTACAGATATCGTTCGTAATAATGGTGTTTCAGGAAACTGGGTTTGGTGGGCCTTTTTAATTACGGGTTTACTAACTGTTTTTGTCTATGCAAAGTTGTGGAGAAAGTCTGCAGTAAATACAGATATAGAATATTACGAATTGCGTTACGGTGGAAAGCCAGCAAAGTTTTTAAGAAAGTTTAGAGCGATTTATTTAGGCGTTGTCTTTAATATTTTAGCAATGTCTGCTGTTACTTTGGCAGCGATAAAAATCGGGCAAATTATGTTGGGCTTAGAGCCGTGGGAAACAGTAATTTATGCAGGAGTAATTACCGTAATTTTTAGTGCTGTTGGAGGGTTTAAAGGCGTAGTTTATACAGATTTTTTATTGTTTTTTGTGGCAATGGCTGGAGCTATCGGAGCTGCGTATTATTTGGTTAATATTCCAGAAGTTGGAGGCTTAGAGGCGTTGTTTGCAAATGAAAATGTGGCTGATAAATTATCGCTTTTGCCAGATTTTAATGATAAATCGGCATTGATAACCTTATTGATAATTCCATTGGCGGTTCAGTGGTGGAGTGCTTGGTACCCTGGAGCAGAGCCTGGAGGAGGAGGTTATATTGCCCAAAGAATGTTGGCTGCAAAAGATGAAAATCATGCAATTGGTGCCACCTTCTTTTTTAACATTATGCATTATGCTTTACGTCCTTGGCCGTGGATAATTGTTGCTTTGGCTTCTTTGGTTTTGTATCCAGATTTGGCAAGCATTCAAGAAGCTTTTCCAAATGTATCACCAGATAAATTAGGTCATGATCTGGCCTATTCTGCCATGTTAACAAAGCTTCCTAGTGGATTGTTAGGATTGGTATTAGCCTCTTTAGTTGCTGCTTATATGAGTACAATTTCTACCCATTTAAATTGGGGCTCTTCTTATATCGTAAATGATTTTTACAAACAGCAAATTAACCCAGGAGCTTCAGAAAAAAAGTTAGTGGCAGTTGGAAGATTATCAACGGTTGTTTTAATGATTTGTAGTGCCTTGTTAGCCTTGGTTTTACAAAATGCCTTACAATTGTTCGATGTTATTTTAATGTTTGGAGCCGGAACAGGATTGATTTTTATCTTGCGTTGGTTCTGGTGGAGAATTAATGCATGGAGTGAGATTGCTGCTATGTTTTCATCAGGAATTATTTCTATCATTATCAATTTTACTTCAGTTGGAGTATTTTTATTTGGCACAAAGACAGCTGCTGGTGTTTTACCAGATTGGTCAAGATTCCCAATAGTTGTTTTAATTACGACGATTATTTGGTTGCTAGTTACATTTTTAACCCAACCAGAGCGTACAGATGTATTGCGTAATTTTTATCAAAAAATTCAACCAGGAGGCCCAGGATGGGCAAAAGTAATTGACGATGCAAAATTAGAGAATATTGATATCGTAAATGATAAAGAAGGCTGGAGTGTTCCTTCAGGAATTCTAGCAATGTTGTTGGGCTGTGTGTTTATTTACAGCTGTTTGTTTGCCACCGGATATTGGATCTATGGAGAAACCACCTTGGCAATCAGTATTACAATTACCGCCATTGTTAGTGGATATTTATTAAAAAGAGTTTGGGTTAAAATTAGAGCAAAAGTTTTATAA
- a CDS encoding anthranilate synthase component I family protein yields MQRTEKHFKLKNSKVFKQQLLEWAQQFETISWLDSNQYTQQHSSFDTVLAAEEFTSIKTDFSAAFEKLNEFQSLTRDYLFGYLSYDLKNDVETLESNNYDGLDFADLFFYQPQRIVFIKDNLVTFKYLKFIEDEIEQDFESIKNFKIAKKASSKSSKTNPIKLRIHKDDYYQKVNTILQHIHRGDIYEANFCQEFYSENAQIDPLEVYQHLNAISEPPFATFFKMDEQFILSASPERYLKKDGTTVISQPIKGTAKRLRSKIDDDQIALDLARDEKERSENIMIVDLVRNDLSKTAIKGSVKVTELCKVYSFKQVHQLISTISSEVPETLNPVQLLKDTFPMGSMTGAPKVSAMKIIETLEETKRGVYSGAVGYFTPEGDFDFNVIIRSILYNRENKYLSFSVGGAITAKSTPEKEYEECLLKAKAMKYVLKNAVQ; encoded by the coding sequence ATGCAAAGAACAGAGAAACACTTTAAACTAAAAAACAGTAAAGTCTTTAAGCAACAGCTTTTGGAGTGGGCTCAACAATTTGAAACCATTTCTTGGTTAGACTCTAATCAGTATACACAGCAGCATTCATCTTTTGATACCGTTTTAGCTGCAGAAGAATTTACTTCAATTAAAACTGATTTTAGTGCTGCTTTTGAAAAGCTAAATGAGTTTCAAAGTCTCACAAGAGATTATTTGTTTGGCTACCTCAGCTATGATTTAAAAAATGATGTGGAAACTCTAGAATCAAACAATTATGATGGTTTGGATTTTGCTGATTTGTTTTTTTACCAACCTCAACGCATTGTTTTTATCAAAGACAATTTGGTGACATTTAAGTACCTTAAATTTATCGAGGATGAGATTGAACAAGATTTTGAATCGATCAAAAATTTTAAAATTGCCAAAAAAGCAAGTTCAAAAAGCAGTAAAACCAACCCTATAAAATTGAGAATTCACAAAGATGATTATTATCAAAAAGTGAATACTATTTTACAGCACATCCATCGAGGAGATATCTATGAGGCTAATTTTTGTCAAGAGTTTTACTCAGAAAATGCACAGATAGACCCATTGGAAGTCTACCAACATTTAAATGCTATCTCAGAGCCTCCTTTTGCCACATTTTTTAAAATGGATGAGCAGTTTATCTTATCAGCTTCTCCAGAACGCTATTTAAAAAAAGATGGTACTACAGTAATTTCGCAACCCATTAAGGGGACAGCTAAAAGATTGAGAAGCAAAATAGATGATGATCAAATTGCTTTAGATTTGGCTAGAGATGAAAAAGAGCGCTCAGAAAATATCATGATTGTTGATTTGGTTAGAAATGACCTCTCTAAAACAGCTATAAAAGGCAGTGTAAAAGTGACCGAGTTGTGTAAAGTGTATAGTTTTAAGCAGGTTCATCAACTCATCTCAACCATCAGCTCTGAAGTTCCTGAAACCCTAAACCCTGTTCAGTTACTTAAAGATACGTTTCCGATGGGAAGCATGACAGGCGCACCAAAAGTTTCTGCCATGAAAATTATTGAAACACTAGAAGAAACCAAACGAGGGGTGTATTCTGGAGCCGTCGGATACTTTACTCCTGAAGGCGATTTTGATTTTAATGTGATTATTAGAAGCATTTTATACAATCGTGAAAACAAATACCTTTCTTTTTCTGTCGGAGGAGCAATTACGGCAAAATCCACTCCAGAAAAAGAATATGAAGAATGCTTACTAAAAGCCAAAGCAATGAAATATGTTCTTAAAAACGCAGTACAATAA
- a CDS encoding alpha/beta hydrolase, which translates to MKHHEFNFTLYKELFYGQYWQSTNTKAVVILVHGMGEHSSRYAEFVVPSLIQNGFSVVAFDQFGHGKTSGKRGHCPSFEAVLESLDQVIDKAKTVFSDLPLFLYGHSMGGNVVLNYALRKDNNLTGIIASSPFLRLAFQPPKWKLTLGKYLQKIAPSLTLNNELDPKDISRDPIEVQKYINDPLVHDRISPNYSLTFIDTGAWAIENAPNLKTPTLIVHGTGDHIIDYHGSEEFASKTKLATFKSYPNGAHELHNDLCKETLLKDITHWIDNMLTLKNA; encoded by the coding sequence ATGAAGCATCACGAATTTAACTTTACACTTTACAAGGAGTTGTTTTATGGCCAATATTGGCAATCAACAAATACCAAGGCTGTGGTAATTTTGGTTCATGGAATGGGAGAACACTCTAGTAGGTATGCAGAATTTGTCGTTCCAAGTCTAATCCAAAATGGGTTTTCGGTCGTTGCATTTGATCAATTTGGACATGGAAAAACTTCTGGAAAACGTGGCCACTGCCCTAGTTTTGAGGCTGTCTTAGAGAGTCTTGACCAGGTAATAGATAAAGCTAAGACTGTGTTTTCTGACTTGCCTTTGTTTTTGTACGGCCACTCTATGGGAGGAAATGTAGTTCTTAATTATGCGCTAAGAAAAGACAACAATCTAACTGGAATTATTGCTTCTAGTCCTTTCTTAAGATTGGCTTTTCAACCACCAAAATGGAAATTAACTTTAGGAAAATACCTGCAAAAAATTGCTCCTTCTTTAACGCTAAATAATGAGCTAGACCCTAAAGATATCTCTAGAGACCCAATAGAAGTTCAGAAATACATCAATGATCCTTTGGTTCACGATCGGATTAGCCCAAATTACTCATTAACTTTCATTGATACAGGAGCTTGGGCAATTGAAAATGCGCCTAATTTAAAAACGCCTACTTTAATTGTTCATGGAACCGGAGATCATATAATTGATTATCATGGCTCTGAAGAATTTGCTAGTAAAACCAAACTAGCAACTTTTAAAAGCTACCCAAATGGAGCTCATGAACTACATAATGATTTGTGTAAAGAAACACTATTAAAAGATATTACTCACTGGATAGATAACATGTTAACCCTTAAAAATGCTTAA
- a CDS encoding serine hydrolase domain-containing protein — MHTVKALFWLFCLLCSSLSAQKLHHGNPSEVGMDSLYIHTKVDSILNDAIVKQAFPGAQVLVAKNHKIIFHKAYGFHSYDSLVKVSLNDVYDLASVTKILGPLPAIMKLYDEGKIDLDLPFSKYWKPWKGRSDKKNLSLREILAHQAGLEPYIVFLNEVLKKDKTVKPRFIQKKDKNRFTSQAYKQLFVKDRFKNKMYRQITRSKVSEEKKYTYSGLAFLLFPKLISDITNVDYALYLQEQFYTPLGASSLGYLPEHRSLSNAIVPTEYDSVFRKELTQNWVHDENAALMGGISGNAGLFGSAMDLAKIMQMYANYGYYNYKQYISKRTLKEFTKVQYPENDNRRGLGFDKPLLGNDTLDITQSYPAPEVSQESFGHGGFTGTFVWADPKNDLVFIFLSNRVYPSRTHRNIYELNIRPKVQQVFYQAIKEMKINK, encoded by the coding sequence ATGCATACTGTAAAAGCACTTTTTTGGTTATTCTGTCTTTTGTGCAGCTCCCTAAGTGCTCAGAAATTACACCATGGAAATCCTTCAGAAGTTGGGATGGACTCTCTGTACATACACACAAAAGTAGATTCAATCCTAAATGATGCAATTGTAAAACAAGCCTTTCCTGGAGCTCAGGTTTTGGTGGCTAAAAATCATAAAATTATTTTTCACAAAGCCTATGGGTTTCACTCATACGACAGCCTTGTAAAAGTAAGTCTTAACGATGTCTATGACCTTGCCTCAGTAACAAAAATCCTAGGGCCTTTGCCCGCAATTATGAAATTGTATGATGAAGGAAAAATTGATTTAGACCTTCCTTTTAGCAAGTATTGGAAGCCTTGGAAAGGTCGAAGTGATAAAAAAAACCTTAGTCTTCGTGAAATTTTAGCACATCAAGCTGGTCTTGAACCTTATATTGTTTTTTTAAACGAAGTGCTAAAAAAAGACAAGACTGTTAAACCCCGTTTTATACAAAAAAAAGACAAAAACCGATTTACAAGTCAGGCTTATAAACAACTATTTGTCAAAGATCGTTTTAAAAACAAAATGTACCGACAGATTACGCGATCAAAGGTTTCAGAAGAAAAAAAATACACCTATTCTGGACTGGCTTTTTTGTTGTTTCCCAAACTAATTTCTGACATCACAAATGTTGATTATGCTTTATATCTTCAAGAGCAATTTTACACCCCTTTAGGTGCAAGTTCTTTGGGTTATTTGCCTGAGCATAGAAGCCTATCAAATGCAATTGTACCCACAGAGTATGATTCAGTATTTAGAAAAGAGCTTACTCAAAATTGGGTTCACGATGAAAATGCAGCGTTAATGGGCGGCATCTCTGGCAATGCAGGTTTGTTTGGTTCTGCTATGGACTTGGCAAAAATTATGCAGATGTATGCTAACTATGGCTATTACAATTACAAACAATACATTTCAAAACGCACACTGAAAGAATTTACCAAAGTACAGTATCCAGAAAACGACAATCGAAGAGGCTTAGGTTTTGACAAACCTTTGTTAGGAAATGATACTTTAGATATTACTCAGTCTTATCCTGCTCCAGAAGTAAGTCAAGAAAGCTTTGGTCATGGTGGATTTACAGGTACCTTTGTTTGGGCAGACCCAAAAAATGATCTCGTATTTATCTTTTTATCAAACAGAGTTTACCCGTCTAGAACACATCGAAACATTTATGAGCTAAATATTAGGCCTAAAGTACAGCAGGTTTTTTATCAAGCAATTAAAGAAATGAAAATAAACAAGTAG